One Coffea arabica cultivar ET-39 chromosome 5e, Coffea Arabica ET-39 HiFi, whole genome shotgun sequence DNA segment encodes these proteins:
- the LOC113743460 gene encoding mitochondrial import inner membrane translocase subunit TIM22-4 encodes MSSQNKDSASSTGSSQEQQKPPQIEPIRLPTVEEMRGQDIWNNCAVRSVVSGVMGGGLGLFMGLFLGALDNPLMQEEMTGRQMFIYQAKQMGRRSWSSCKAFALMGLVFSAAECVVEKARAKHDTTNTVVAGCVTGGTISARGGPKAACAGCAGFAAFSVLIEKFLDRHA; translated from the exons ATGAGTTCACAAAACAAGGACTCTGCAAGCTCAACCGGAAGCTCACAGGAGCAGCAAAAGCCGCCTCAGATTGAGCCCATTCGGTTGCCTACTGTTGAGGAAATGCGCGGCCAAGATATATGGAATAACTGTGCTGTTCGTAGCGTTGTCAGCGGAGTGATGG GAGGAGGGCTCGGGTTGTTCATGGGTCTATTTCTTGGGGCACTTGATAATCCTTTGATGCAAGAAGAAATGACTGGTAGGCAGATGTTTATATACCAAGCAAAGCAGATGGGTAGAAGGAGCTGGAGTTCGTGCAAGGCCTTTGCTCTTATGGGTTTGGTTTTCTCAGCTGCTGAGTGCGTTGTTGAGAAG GCCCGTGCAAAGCATGACACTACTAATACAGTTGTTGCAGGCTGTGTAACTGGTGGCACGATATCTGCCCGAG GTGGTCCAAAAGCGGCCTGTGCTGGTTGTGCTggctttgctgcattttcagTCTTGATAGAGAAATTTTTGGACAGACACGCTTGA